A single genomic interval of Armigeres subalbatus isolate Guangzhou_Male chromosome 1, GZ_Asu_2, whole genome shotgun sequence harbors:
- the LOC134210547 gene encoding uncharacterized protein LOC134210547, translating to MIDWVSLPLEPLEAIFRQLNYKDRLSCALVCHKWNQALFECPSLAHSIVFSIDTARTEQLQPIIARSDRNYRQLAIGLRGPWTEDLVECLDQAVQRWNIRFVSLVGEPDKVRSCLISKSSFFSSLTELNLEFTLTRTWPAIDILEVELSQLKKMHYLQVYTGARQTFTLFRFILPKAEEISLVLDSLANEEAMYWEDPLIELFGCGNLRSLEIDLNGTMWQKFFAIDKPYMERLVIRRAIDEYQNRDWNVEFSKMPNLRHVEFTFSNNEMLASLNRNCKKIEKLHLNGFCLDDGNFVSSMQFPFLRSLHMDGWANGSLFSNELSLRLDNLEELTWKYVELAPIQGIFKIITPNVKRLTLRGCEYARFEIDVGYRLTSLDMDYYGVQIVAPNFLDHLVHLNNLTLHISGRSCKLASKMHHLHNIKRLEIVCSTEIHGYDCNTLFESVCQNLVYLEEFVLRNEHENQLIVDYKKYSQLSQLSQLKKLTLQYITIENVTGEMTLKNVPHFNVWGCTTSEGHNTSRARMLEM from the coding sequence ATGATAGACTGGGTATCGCTTCCCTTGGAACCGCTCGAGGCGATCTTCCGACAGCTCAACTACAAGGACCGACTGAGCTGTGCTCTGGTGTGCCACAAATGGAACCAAGCCCTATTCGAGTGTCCTTCGCTGGCCCATAGTATTGTATTCTCGATCGATACAGCCCGCACAGAACAATTGCAGCCTATCATAGCGCGGAGTGACCGCAATTATAGACAGTTGGCAATCGGATTACGTGGGCCATGGACTGAGGACCTTGTTGAGTGCCTGGATCAGGCTGTCCAAAGGTGGAATATCCGATTTGTATCCCTAGTGGGAGAACCGGACAAAGTGCGTAGTTGCCTTATTTCCAAATCATCGTTCTTCAGTTCCCTGACAGAACTGAATCTTGAGTTTACGTTAACGCGTACTTGGCCTGCTATCGACATTCTAGAGGTTGAGTTGAGCCAGTTGAAAAAAATGCACTATCTACAGGTCTACACTGGGGCAAGACAAACATTCACTCTGTTTCGATTTATTCTTCCGAAGGCGGAAGAGATATCGCTTGTTTTGGATTCTTTGGCTAACGAAGAAGCGATGTATTGGGAAGATCCTTTGATCGAACTGTTCGGATGCGGTAACCTGAGATCTctggaaattgatttaaatggcACCATGTGGCAAAAGTTCTTCGCCATAGACAAgccatatatggagcgattggTGATTCGGCGTGCGATCGACGAGTATCAGAACCGTGATTGGAATGTGGAATTCTCTAAAATGCCGAATTTGCGACACGTGGAGTTTACGTTTTCCAATAATGAAATGCTTGCCAGTTTGAACCGGAACTGCAAGAAAATTGAGAAGCTCCACTTGAATGGGTTTTGCTTGGATGATGGCAATTTTGTCAGCAGTATGCAGTTTCCTTTTCTAAGAAGTTTGCACATGGACGGCTGGGCAAATGGATCCCTCTTTTCGAACGAGCTATCTCTTCGTTTGGATAATCTGGAGGAACTCACCTGGAAATACGTGGAGCTGGCTCCTATTCAGggcatttttaaaatcattacGCCCAACGTGAAACGCCTTACGCTAAGAGGCTGTGAATACGCTCGTTTTGAGATAGATGTTGGCTATCGTTTGACGTCGCTAGACATGGATTACTACGGAGTGCAAATAGTGGCACCTAATTTCCTAGATCACTTGGTGCATCTGAATAACTTGACTCTTCATATTAGTGGTCGGTCCTGCAAGCTGGCCTCAAAGATGCATCACCTCCACAATATTAAACGGTTGGAAATTGTGTGTTCCACCGAAATCCACGGGTATGATTGCAATACTTTGTTCGAAAGCGTATGCCAGAATTTGgtatatctggaggaatttgttcTTCGAAACGAGCACGAAAATCAACTCATCGTAGATTACAAAAAGTATAGCCAGCTGTCCCAGttatctcagctgaaaaagtTGACGTTGCAGTACATTACGATAGAGAATGTTACTGGAGAAATGACACTGAAGAATGTTCCACATTTCAACGTGTGGGGTTGTACTACGTCGGAAGGTCACAATACTAGTCGTGCTAGAATGTTGGAAATGTGA